The following coding sequences lie in one Paenibacillus durus ATCC 35681 genomic window:
- a CDS encoding ABC transporter permease, with amino-acid sequence MNLRELQGERRSRAAAKLLPYVGYIIQSGVAFVLMFILIAFSAWYTSLLKDVPSGVPIRWIMLAVLLPAAVHSSFRTYLQPADAVFLLPQEHRMKEYFSAAWIRGTVWKGLRLLLVLILLWPLYIRTADSPKSLFVTAALLLGVKLLSAYGCWREMKMLSPAASAGYRLLRWAALGLIIAAWLWQPFHKGLGFSMLLAAAYLAALAVPGRHAVPWERLIALEKVQSGRAQMLLGWFVEVPGRQQRVYSRRWLSRWGAGLPWRRDSAYRYLLTKSFARGDVFGIVLRIGLLALLLEWWNRGSLVGAGIYLFFLFITGVQLSALSKLHGESFWLTVYPLPENSRTRSTVSFVFRVHLAFALSLWLPLAAGGSGELPRALGVLAAGVALTLIIRLRLERKMRRAEDDDL; translated from the coding sequence ATGAATCTCAGAGAGCTGCAAGGGGAGCGGCGCAGCCGGGCCGCCGCCAAGCTCCTTCCCTATGTGGGATATATTATCCAGAGCGGTGTGGCGTTTGTGCTGATGTTCATCCTTATCGCGTTTTCGGCCTGGTACACTTCGCTGCTGAAGGATGTTCCATCCGGCGTGCCGATTCGCTGGATCATGCTGGCCGTGCTGCTGCCGGCTGCGGTTCACAGCAGCTTCCGTACCTATCTGCAGCCGGCCGATGCGGTCTTCCTGCTGCCGCAGGAGCACCGGATGAAGGAGTATTTTTCAGCGGCATGGATCAGGGGAACGGTTTGGAAAGGTCTGCGGCTCCTTCTGGTGCTGATCCTGTTGTGGCCTTTGTACATACGCACGGCGGACTCCCCGAAGTCTCTGTTTGTCACAGCCGCGCTGCTGCTTGGCGTAAAGCTTCTCTCGGCTTACGGCTGCTGGCGGGAGATGAAGATGCTCTCCCCAGCCGCTTCCGCCGGGTACCGCCTGCTGCGCTGGGCGGCCCTCGGGCTAATCATCGCCGCTTGGCTGTGGCAGCCGTTCCATAAGGGGCTTGGCTTCTCCATGCTGCTGGCGGCGGCTTATCTCGCTGCGCTTGCCGTACCCGGCCGGCATGCCGTTCCCTGGGAGCGGCTGATCGCCCTGGAGAAGGTACAGAGCGGACGGGCCCAGATGCTGCTCGGCTGGTTCGTCGAGGTTCCCGGACGCCAGCAGCGCGTCTATTCCCGCCGCTGGCTCTCCCGCTGGGGAGCGGGGCTTCCCTGGCGGAGGGACAGCGCGTACCGCTATCTGCTGACCAAAAGCTTTGCCCGCGGTGATGTCTTCGGCATTGTGCTGCGGATCGGTCTCTTGGCGCTGCTGCTGGAATGGTGGAACCGGGGCAGTCTCGTCGGCGCCGGAATCTACTTGTTCTTCCTGTTCATTACGGGCGTCCAGCTCTCGGCCTTGTCGAAGCTGCACGGGGAATCGTTCTGGCTGACGGTTTACCCGCTGCCGGAGAACAGCCGAACCCGCAGCACCGTCTCCTTCGTATTTCGGGTGCATCTGGCGTTCGCACTGTCGCTGTGGCTTCCGCTGGCGGCGGGTGGAAGCGGCGAGCTGCCCAGAGCGCTCGGCGTACTGGCCGCCGGAGTGGCGCTGACCTTGATCATCCGTCTCCGTCTGGAGCGGAAAATGCGGCGGGCGGAAGACGACGATCTCTGA
- a CDS encoding LysR family transcriptional regulator, whose translation MNISQLETLIMISKTLSFRKAGELLNLTQPAVSAQIKSLEEEFKTQLVDRNQPVTLTDKGQVFLTHAEQIVNIVDDLKQRLADLDETPQGHIILGTTTSIAIQILPRILSYFQDQFPHIKTSIQSMSSTQIYQHVDNGLVDVGIGYLIGDSPAMTTSTLYYDTFELVVSPRHPLAAEPGRARVEVLGETPLILLSPDTVGRMFAEEVFAKHGIQTHVIMELTSSEEVKRMVELDLGAGIISKQSVAEEVKAGTLKIIPIMELEVTHPVGVITKSGKYVNSAMRQFLSDLKGMPETQFIGSE comes from the coding sequence ATGAACATCAGCCAACTGGAGACGCTTATCATGATCTCCAAAACGTTGAGCTTCCGCAAGGCGGGAGAACTGCTCAATCTGACCCAGCCGGCAGTTTCCGCGCAAATCAAGAGCCTTGAGGAAGAGTTCAAGACCCAGCTGGTGGACCGGAACCAGCCCGTTACGCTGACGGACAAGGGGCAAGTATTCCTAACGCATGCGGAGCAGATCGTAAATATCGTCGACGATTTGAAGCAGAGGCTGGCCGATCTGGACGAGACGCCCCAGGGCCATATCATTCTGGGAACGACGACCTCCATCGCGATTCAGATTCTGCCGCGCATTCTTTCTTATTTCCAGGATCAATTTCCTCATATCAAAACGTCCATCCAATCCATGTCCTCTACCCAGATATACCAGCATGTTGATAACGGCCTTGTCGATGTCGGCATCGGCTACCTGATCGGAGACAGCCCCGCCATGACCACCTCCACTCTCTATTACGACACCTTTGAGCTGGTCGTGTCTCCAAGGCATCCGCTGGCCGCAGAGCCGGGCAGAGCCCGCGTCGAGGTGCTGGGCGAAACTCCGCTCATCCTGCTATCGCCCGATACGGTCGGACGGATGTTTGCCGAAGAGGTGTTTGCCAAGCATGGCATCCAGACTCATGTCATCATGGAGCTGACCAGCAGCGAGGAAGTGAAGCGGATGGTGGAGCTGGATCTGGGCGCAGGCATTATTTCGAAGCAGTCGGTGGCGGAAGAAGTAAAGGCCGGGACTCTTAAGATCATTCCGATTATGGAGCTTGAAGTGACTCACCCGGTAGGCGTCATCACCAAATCAGGCAAATATGTCAACTCCGCCATGCGGCAGTTCCTCAGCGATCTTAAGGGAATGCCGGAGACGCAGTTCATCGGATCGGAATAA
- a CDS encoding histidinol-phosphatase: MKFDLHTHHFRCGHADGNIRNYVEAGIKAGLGVIGISDHTPYFGDPSDQAFPHIAMAKSEFAAYVEEVLALKKEYEGVIGILLGIESDFFPEHVEAYRKMLDAYPFDYVIGSVHSTGGVSIFNKGRWRGLETKEKVAVKTEYYRLISESARSGMFQILGHIDAMKGNYPDFSNIPAPGPVDDCLKVIADCGVAIEINTSGKTKLSGGWYPSDDILERALRYGVQVTFGSDAHKPSRVGDEHEAVAARLKEIGFTSWVYYKQKQKIEVPL; the protein is encoded by the coding sequence ATGAAATTTGACCTGCATACTCATCATTTCCGCTGCGGCCACGCTGACGGAAACATCCGGAACTACGTTGAGGCCGGCATTAAGGCCGGGCTTGGAGTCATAGGCATTTCGGATCATACCCCCTATTTCGGAGATCCGAGCGATCAAGCCTTTCCGCATATTGCCATGGCCAAATCGGAATTCGCCGCTTATGTGGAAGAAGTGCTCGCCTTGAAAAAAGAATATGAGGGCGTGATCGGCATTCTGCTCGGCATCGAATCCGACTTTTTTCCAGAGCATGTGGAAGCGTACCGGAAGATGCTGGACGCCTACCCTTTCGACTACGTGATCGGTTCCGTGCACAGCACGGGGGGCGTGAGTATTTTTAACAAAGGGCGGTGGAGAGGTCTCGAAACGAAAGAAAAGGTTGCTGTCAAAACGGAGTATTACCGGCTCATCTCCGAGTCGGCGCGCAGCGGCATGTTCCAGATTCTCGGCCATATTGACGCCATGAAGGGCAACTATCCTGATTTCTCGAATATTCCCGCCCCAGGTCCGGTTGACGACTGCCTGAAGGTCATTGCGGACTGCGGTGTAGCGATTGAGATCAACACCTCCGGCAAAACAAAGCTGAGCGGCGGCTGGTACCCGTCGGACGACATCCTGGAACGGGCGCTGCGCTACGGTGTGCAGGTAACGTTCGGTTCGGATGCGCACAAGCCTTCACGGGTGGGCGACGAGCATGAAGCGGTCGCGGCCCGGCTGAAGGAGATCGGCTTTACCTCCTGGGTTTACTACAAGCAGAAGCAGAAAATAGAGGTGCCTCTATAA
- a CDS encoding DEAD/DEAH box helicase, which produces MNKASFATIGIQEDLEARLSEFGITSPSPVQAETIPLLLEGRDVLAASQTGTGKTLAYLLPLLQRIDPERRTVQKLVLAPTQELAMQIVREAERYGEGRGIRVLGLIGGAAIGRQIERLREHPQLVVGTPGRVRELIGLRKLKMHEVATIVLDEADQMFQLGGAGELEKIIASALRSRQLVMLSATIGPETRALASKVMDDPAEIGIDPNTKTARGLEHLYIAVEERDKVDTLRRVLRYYNPQRAIVFVNMAETIAEVEAKLNHLGLTAGALYGDADKVTRSTVLSRFREGKFRVLVASDVAARGLDIENLPLVVSFDPAFDAEHYVHRAGRTGRMGRSGLSLSIVTPQQTFIMRKFARELGIAISERALYGGKILPPEQLRGGVGPRREKPRSGQPAVRTAGIRPRAAADAGGAAGREPAGGGSAGARREEAHGGSARQAAPGGKPGAGLRGAKAGAAAPGGKARSAERERNRKNKGAPKWLKDKKNRGDGQ; this is translated from the coding sequence ATGAATAAAGCTTCTTTTGCGACTATCGGCATCCAGGAAGACCTTGAAGCCCGATTGTCGGAATTCGGCATCACCTCTCCTTCTCCGGTTCAGGCGGAGACCATTCCGCTGCTGCTGGAGGGCCGGGATGTGCTGGCCGCTTCCCAGACCGGAACGGGCAAGACGCTGGCCTACCTGCTGCCCCTTCTGCAGCGAATCGATCCGGAGCGGAGAACGGTTCAGAAGCTGGTGCTGGCTCCGACCCAGGAGCTGGCTATGCAAATTGTGCGCGAAGCGGAGCGCTACGGCGAGGGACGCGGCATCCGCGTGCTCGGACTGATCGGCGGAGCGGCGATAGGCCGCCAGATCGAGCGGCTGCGCGAGCATCCGCAGCTGGTCGTGGGCACGCCGGGGCGCGTGCGTGAGCTGATCGGGCTGCGCAAGCTGAAGATGCATGAGGTCGCGACGATCGTTCTTGACGAGGCAGACCAAATGTTCCAGCTCGGCGGCGCGGGCGAGCTGGAGAAGATTATCGCAAGCGCCCTGCGCAGCCGCCAGCTCGTCATGCTGTCGGCGACAATCGGACCGGAGACACGGGCGCTGGCCTCCAAGGTCATGGACGATCCGGCCGAGATCGGGATCGATCCAAATACTAAGACGGCGCGCGGACTGGAGCATCTCTACATCGCCGTAGAGGAACGGGACAAGGTGGATACGCTGCGCCGGGTGCTGCGCTATTATAACCCGCAGCGGGCGATCGTCTTCGTCAACATGGCTGAGACAATCGCCGAGGTCGAAGCCAAGCTGAATCACCTTGGACTGACGGCGGGCGCGCTCTATGGCGACGCCGACAAGGTGACGCGCAGCACGGTGCTCAGCCGCTTCCGCGAAGGCAAATTCCGCGTGCTGGTCGCAAGTGACGTGGCGGCGCGCGGGCTGGACATCGAGAATCTGCCGCTTGTGGTCAGCTTCGATCCCGCGTTCGACGCGGAGCACTATGTGCACCGGGCGGGGCGAACGGGCCGCATGGGTCGCAGCGGCCTGTCGCTGTCGATCGTCACGCCGCAGCAGACGTTCATCATGCGCAAGTTCGCGCGCGAGCTCGGCATAGCCATAAGCGAGCGCGCGCTGTACGGCGGCAAAATTCTGCCGCCGGAACAGCTGCGCGGCGGCGTAGGGCCGCGCCGCGAGAAGCCGCGCAGCGGCCAGCCGGCGGTGCGGACCGCCGGCATCCGGCCCCGCGCCGCAGCGGACGCGGGCGGCGCGGCCGGGCGCGAGCCAGCCGGCGGCGGCAGCGCCGGAGCGCGGCGCGAGGAGGCGCATGGCGGCAGCGCGCGCCAGGCGGCTCCGGGCGGCAAGCCGGGCGCCGGGCTACGCGGCGCCAAGGCGGGGGCTGCCGCTCCGGGCGGCAAAGCGCGGAGCGCGGAGCGTGAGCGGAACCGCAAGAACAAGGGAGCGCCTAAATGGCTGAAGGACAAGAAGAACAGAGGTGACGGCCAATGA
- a CDS encoding SDR family NAD(P)-dependent oxidoreductase produces MELKGKVAVITGASSGIGALTAQLLGERGAIPVLLARSEDKLKTAAAGITGEYGLYRCDVSRSEDVEETFVKIFAAYGRVDILLNNAGYGKFEGLTEMAVEEFDQMMNVNYLGIVRCTKAVVPHMLKRGSGQIVNVASMAGKLGTSRATAYSATKHAVLGFTNALRQELRHSGIIVSAVNPGPIETNFFNVADPSGSYIKNVGGFIMSPQYVAERMVKLMEKGKEELDLPRLAAVGIRLYGLFPRLADKLSYKMLNRK; encoded by the coding sequence GTGGAGCTTAAGGGTAAAGTCGCAGTCATCACAGGCGCTTCCAGCGGCATAGGTGCGCTTACGGCGCAGCTGCTCGGAGAGCGCGGAGCCATTCCGGTGCTGCTTGCCAGGTCGGAGGATAAGCTGAAGACCGCAGCGGCGGGGATAACGGGCGAATATGGACTTTACCGCTGTGATGTGAGTAGGTCCGAAGATGTGGAAGAGACATTCGTCAAGATTTTTGCGGCTTACGGAAGAGTCGATATTCTGCTCAACAATGCGGGCTACGGCAAGTTCGAAGGTCTAACGGAGATGGCGGTCGAAGAGTTCGATCAAATGATGAACGTCAATTATTTGGGCATCGTCAGGTGCACCAAGGCGGTAGTTCCGCATATGCTTAAGCGGGGAAGCGGCCAGATTGTCAATGTGGCATCGATGGCCGGAAAGCTCGGAACCTCACGGGCAACAGCCTATTCCGCAACGAAGCATGCGGTCCTCGGCTTCACGAACGCGCTGCGCCAGGAGCTTCGCCATAGCGGGATCATCGTGTCGGCGGTTAATCCGGGGCCGATTGAGACGAATTTTTTTAATGTTGCGGACCCGTCCGGCAGCTACATCAAGAACGTGGGCGGCTTTATAATGAGCCCTCAGTATGTCGCCGAGCGGATGGTGAAGCTGATGGAGAAAGGCAAGGAAGAACTCGACCTGCCGCGCCTCGCGGCCGTAGGCATTCGTCTGTACGGGCTGTTTCCGCGGCTGGCGGACAAGCTGTCCTATAAGATGCTGAACCGGAAATAA
- a CDS encoding chemotaxis protein CheX yields MKAEVINPFLKSACVVIEQVIQVSPSAGNLGVKEIDLIDNHIWIKIGMTGQISGDIVFGIAENVALRMVSAMMGGYPISEMDEMGQSAISELGNMISGNASTILSNQGVTVDITPPQVMKSENLVTFLPRKALSIPLVMDGIGELDIQVMIS; encoded by the coding sequence ATGAAAGCCGAAGTGATTAATCCGTTTTTAAAATCTGCGTGCGTCGTAATTGAACAAGTGATTCAAGTGTCGCCGTCAGCCGGTAATTTGGGTGTAAAAGAGATTGATCTTATTGATAATCATATATGGATCAAAATAGGAATGACGGGGCAGATAAGCGGCGATATTGTCTTCGGCATCGCCGAGAATGTGGCTCTGCGCATGGTATCGGCCATGATGGGCGGCTATCCCATTTCCGAGATGGACGAGATGGGGCAAAGCGCCATTTCGGAGCTTGGCAACATGATCAGCGGCAACGCAAGCACCATTCTGTCCAATCAGGGCGTTACGGTGGATATCACGCCTCCCCAAGTTATGAAATCGGAGAATCTGGTGACATTCCTGCCCCGTAAGGCGCTCAGCATTCCGCTCGTTATGGACGGAATCGGCGAACTGGATATTCAGGTGATGATCTCTTAG
- a CDS encoding ABC transporter ATP-binding protein, with amino-acid sequence MSHTPVLQITGLTGGYSLNKPVLHDISLQVQPGEMVGLIGLNGAGKSTTMKHILGLMTPHKGGIAVQGRTRDKDSEGYHSALSFVPESPLLYEEMTVREHVEFTARAYGVNRADYEARSRRLSELFRMEDKMDSLSGHLSKGMKQKVMIMCAFVASPALYVIDEPFLGLDPLGIRSLLDFMLEIKKSGSSILLSSHILSTIENYCDRFIVLHQGRVIAEGTLAEIGAAAGKPGLPLEQLFYELVQGGK; translated from the coding sequence ATGAGCCATACCCCCGTGCTGCAGATTACGGGCCTGACCGGCGGTTACAGCCTGAACAAGCCGGTGCTGCACGATATTTCCCTGCAGGTTCAGCCGGGAGAAATGGTTGGGCTGATCGGCCTGAACGGAGCCGGCAAGAGCACTACAATGAAGCATATTCTCGGCCTGATGACGCCGCATAAAGGCGGGATTGCCGTACAGGGCAGAACGCGTGATAAAGATTCGGAAGGATATCACAGCGCGCTTTCTTTTGTGCCGGAGTCACCGCTCTTGTACGAAGAAATGACGGTGCGCGAGCATGTGGAATTTACGGCCAGGGCCTACGGCGTGAACCGTGCCGATTACGAAGCCCGCAGCCGCCGCCTCTCGGAGCTGTTCCGCATGGAGGATAAAATGGACAGCCTTTCCGGCCATCTCTCCAAAGGGATGAAGCAAAAGGTCATGATTATGTGCGCTTTTGTCGCAAGTCCGGCGCTGTATGTGATCGATGAGCCTTTTCTCGGCCTCGATCCGCTCGGCATCCGGTCCCTGCTGGACTTTATGCTGGAAATTAAGAAATCGGGCTCCTCCATTCTGCTCAGCTCTCATATTCTCTCTACGATCGAGAACTATTGCGACCGCTTCATCGTGCTGCATCAGGGCAGGGTCATCGCCGAGGGCACTTTGGCGGAGATCGGAGCTGCCGCCGGCAAGCCGGGCCTGCCGCTGGAGCAGCTGTTCTACGAGCTGGTCCAGGGAGGGAAGTAG